The genomic region GCTCAAACACACGCCGCCCCCGTAAATCCATTTGACCGACTTCTGGTTCaaaatttgatttaaatgaGCTGTGTTTTATAATTGGAACGTCTGGTGTGTTGTTTGTATTTGAATTGTGTATTTTAATACTGAGACTCATGTGATGGTCACATGGTTGCACGTCCATCCCTCATTGGCTGAAACTCTTCCATCCTCAGATTATCCCTCACTTCTTTCCTCCATTGGAGTCTCAGGTTCGTCAGGGGGTCTTTAACTCGCTCACCTTTATCATGGAAAAAAGAGTGTTGGCGTAagataaacacagacacacgcgcacacacacacagtattggTTCTAAACAGTGAGGATTAATGATTATTGGTTACTGGTCTGCCAGTCACCTTGCTCCGCTGTTTGATAATCCAAAGTTGGACCGAGAGCTTCGATCAATGCTCAGAGAGAGATTCCCTGAGTTCTGCAGCTCGCCCTCCCCACCAACTGAAGGTGACAcgaccacacacccacacactcgaAACTTGACTGTCCCAGCAGATCACATGACTTCTGTGTCTTTTACAGTTAAAATGGAAGAGTCCGCTTCTTTGGAGATGGACAATCACTTACTGGACAAGGAAGAAGGTTGCTATGACAATACAGAGGCAACTTtcagtgatgatgaggaggaaataaataacaaaggTGACAACAACCAAATATATGAACAATGTAACTGGAAGAGGAAGTGTACCTGCATCCATGCACAGACTGGAAGGTCAAAGTTGCTAATCAATGCTTACATAAGAAACAGTTACAGCTAACTCACATACTTGTAATTAAGATCTAAATGTCATCATTACGTAACTTTAAACAGTCTCGGTCACATATGTTGACAACAAAGAGAGACAACGTATTACAAAGTGTATTTATTAAAAAGTTAAATTGTATCTGCAGTTGCTAAAAAGTTTACAATAATTTTGCCAGGCACCTATGACGGCATTCAGCAACTCGGACGACTTACCCAAGGTTCTGAATCGTTGTTTTCTAACTTGAGCAGTCATTCATTTTCACACTCACAAACCTGATTTTGACGCGTTGTTGACTGATGACGTCACGTGTTTATCTGCTCCATCGCTGCAGGAAAGAAGAGGGACTTCAGATTCCATCCAATCAAAGAGGCTGTGATCGAGGAGCCCGCCGACATCACCCCGTGGCTCCACCACTTGGACGACGCCATGAaggagaaggtgcagcagctgcagaaaaccaGGTGGGACGACGAGCTTCACACGGCTCTTCACAGCTGCGTGTGCACAAATATCAATGACGCCGATGTCCCCACAGTGACACAGAGGCACAGTGTGAGGTGATGCAGGATATCGTGGACCTGATCCTGGAGGTAGGTCCTGTCTCTCTGCCCTCAGGCACCTCTGTGATGTCCCCCCTCTTGGTAGTAACGTGCAAAATATCTCACAGGAGGACTTTGACTCAGAGCAGATGTCAGCAatgtcttcctgtctggctgAACTGTTTAAAGATCATTTTAGAGGAGATCTCCTGCCAGAGGAGATCACTGAGGAGTGAGGACGCAACACGGcaccaacacacaacacacctcAGGCACTGTGTGCAGGTCCTCCTGCATGCCTGGGCTTTGATATCGTAGCTCACTGCTAGACGACCAAGCTTTAAaataggatggatggatggatggagaagggatgggtggatggatggatgggtgggtgggtggatggatggatggatgggtgggtggatggaggatggatgggtggatggatggagggtggatgatggatgggtgggtgatggagggtggatggatggatggagggtggatggatgggtgggtggatggaggatggatggatggagggtggatgatggatgggtggtggatggatgggtggaggatgggtgggtgatggatgggtggatgggtggaggatgggtgggtgggtggatggatggatggaggatgggtggatgatgtcTATTATTCTCTGGGGGAAATTAAATCATcacaaacaaaaccacacatGAAACACAACCCTTTTACTCACCTGTCTGTGCTTCAGGTCTCTGGAGGACTCTGTGTccaagcctgtgtgtgtggtctTCAGGACCCTGGTCACCATGCAGGAGGACAACAGTGGCTTCTCAGTGTTGCTGGACATGTTGGCTGAGTTCTATCAGAAACAACCAAAGATTGGTTACCACCTGCTCTACTACCTGAAGGCCAGGTGAGTCCGCCTAAGAGCCAATGAGCTGTGTTCGCTGGAGGACAGGTGGGTGTTTGTAAACGTGCATCTTTACGTCTTTGTACAGTAAAGCAGCAAATGGAAAGATGATGCTGTACGAGTCGTTCGCCCAGGCGACGGCTCTGGGTGACCTGCACACCTGTCTGATGATGGACATGAAGGCGTGTCAGGAAGACGACATCCGGCTTCTTTGTTATCTCACACCCTCAATTTACAGCGAGGTTtctactcacacacatacacacaactccacacatgcatgcgcacacacacatttacactgaCCTGATTcacctcttcttctctgcagttTCCAGATGAAACGTTGAGAAGCGGCGAGTTGCTGAACATGATTGTTGCTGTCATCGACTCCACACAGGTAACtgtcactacacacacacacacacacacacacacacacacacacacacaccatctcaaCACATACATGCAACCAGGTCACtctgtgtgcacgtttgtgtgcaGCTACAGGAGCTGATGTGTCACGTGATGATGGGAACGCTGGTGATGTTCAGGAAGGACTCTGTGCTCAACATTCTGAGTGAGGAACACTCGTACGCTGCCTGGACAGCGCCGTCTTCGGCCTGTCCTCAAGACCTGTACCCTTTTCTTGTGTTCTGTTTCTCACATCCTGCCCCGTGTGTGTCCACAGTCCAGTCCTTGGACTGGGAGACCTTCGAGCAGTACAGTACCTGGCAGCTGTTTTTGGCTCACAGCATCCCACTGGAGACCATTATCCCCATCCTGCAGCACCTGAAATACAAAGGTGAAGTCCAAAACCATCTCCAGAACATGGTTTAGTGTGTCCAGGAGTCTTATAGCTCCCGTTGTCTTCTGTCCACAGAACATCCCGAAGCTTTGTCCTGTCTACTACTTCAACTCCGCAAAGAAAAGTAAGCTACAGTTGGCAACATTCCGGTAGTCCACCTGTCCATAATAACATACCTGTGTGTCCCAGACCCAGTGAGGAGATGGTGAAGATGGTCCTCAGCCGACCCTGCCACCCCGAGGACCAATTCACTACCAGCATCCTGAGACATTGGGCGTCTAAATATGATGACACTCTGGCAGAACATATCAAGGCCCAGTTGATCAagaacaacaaccagccacGCAAGAGACAGAGGTAAGGTCCTCCAAGACGGGTCGTGTCCTCAGAGACAGCGGTTCTGTCCTTGCCAATGCGGGACGTGTATCATTGTATCTGGGACTCATTGATTGTGACAGACAGATGAAACCCTCTGGTTCTGGGTCTGGTTCTGGGCTCCCGGGGCTGTTCCAGCTGTAACCAGTCACCTCTGTCCTCAGTCTCCGCAGCTCCAGCAGTAAACTGGCCCAGCTGACATTAGAACAGATCCTGGAGCACATGGACAACCTGAGACTGAGTCTGAGCAACACCAAGAACAACTGTGAGtccatgcacacacgcacacgcacacacacacacacacacacactcttgctgCCTGGTCATCAGTTATTGATCCATGGATTGTCTCTGTCAGTCTTCAGTCAGACTCCAATCCTTCAAGCTCTCCAGCACGTCCAGGCCAGTTGTGATGAAGCACACAAGATGAGGTActcgcccacacacacacacgcacacacacacacacacacacacacacagcaacgtGGTACATAATGACATCATTCGCTCTACCTACAGGTTCAGTGACCTGTTCGCTTTGGCTGAGGAGTACGAGGACTCTCAGGCAAAGCCTCCAAAGTCCCGCCGTAAAGCCGCCGTCTCCTCACCACGGTTCCGGAAGGGAGCTGCCCCGCCCACAAACAACGAGGAGGAGAGCGCGTCCAGCACCGCATCGGTACGTCTGAAAATGCACAGCGGCACGGCCGCGTGGTTGACGACGGGTCTGCTCAGGACATGTGTGGCCTGTGtttcaggaggaagaggactcGAAGCCCAAAGctccaaagaggaagaggaaaggctCGTCAGCTGTGGGCTCTGATAGTGACTGACCCACCAATCACAGGCCAGCTGTCCAGCAGCCACTCTGACCACTGGGAGAGGTCCTGCCCCCTCCCACTAATAAGCACTGACCGTCATGGGAGGGGCGGGGCTCTACGATGCCATGTGAGGACTGACTTTCACATGAATGATGACTGACCAGAAGGACAAAGGTCACTGTGTggctcccatgatgcactgggaggaggaggagaagacttTAAACTTATTTTAATGCAGGGAACACAATGATGATCATGGAATTATCGGAGATGACTGAGGGTGTTTGTGAATACTTTTGTCCCGTTTTGGACTTATTATGGAGGATCCTAACTTCCTGCTGTTTttagcagcttcctgtttgtctcagTGCAGTAAAATGTTGAATAATATTGATGGACGCTGCCAGAACTCAAGCGGAAAAGACAATAAATGAGGAGAAAgaaattaaagttttaaaaacagtttCACTTGTGAGGCTGGTGTGGTGGGTGAATGATCAGCTGATGAAACCAAATCAATGATTCCATTAAATCGGTTTTATGAAGGTCATTGGATGAAATAGCAGTCAGCTGTGCCAGATTGAAGTGATGGAATCCAGCTGCtgataaaagcagcagaagtgatCTGGATTAGGTTGAGTTCCCAACCTTCAGGTTCAGATCCCAAACAAAACTGTTCTGATCTTTTTCCAAACCCGGTAAGATGGAACACTTTCAGTTCTGAACTAAATGACCCCGAGGTGAGAAGTTACAACTTCAGCTTTCGTGGTTGTCTTGCTTAACTCCCCATCTCCGTTTCAGTCTTTATGATGTCGGCAGGTAAATCCGGGACCTCCTTGAGGACGCTGGTTCTGACACCGGAGcggatcccttccttcctgatTCCATCCCGCAGTCCGCGGCTCCGGTGGGGCTCCTCAGACCGGATCAGACTTCTATCCGACCCTGATGAGGACGCTGTGGCCGCAGCTCCCCCCGCGTCtccccgaggcttcctgctccGTGTGCCGTCCCCGCGAATCCGCGCGCCGCGCCGCACCGCGGCTGCCGCGGACGTGGACACCGACCTGACGACGCGCGCGGCCATGTCGCTGTCCCACGTGGGGAAGGTGACCACGCCCTACGGATTCCGTGCCGTGCTGGCCGCGAGCCCCTGCACGCGCAGGCGGGAATCTCTTTTTCATAAGAGTAAACCCGCGATGAGGCGCGAGCCACAGGAGCCAGTAGATCTGGATCCACTTCCGACCTGCGGCAGGTCTCCGATGGCGCGTCTGCAGCCCTTTAAAGCGTTCGGTCtgcagatgatggaggagctgaagaagcccGCAGCTGCTCTAAAGGCTAGAAGAGCCGCCCGCGAGGACTGCGCTTTAGGGCAAACGGACCGTATGTGACGCGAGCGCTTAtccatttttaatatattttaaatgtctgcCTTAACCAAGCCGTTTGTTTTATCAGGCTTTATCTGCCTAAGCTCGAATGTACAGATTCGTCAGGTTTGTAATGTACAGATTCGTCAGGTTTGTAAACAAAAGCGAAaaactgttccttttttttgtaatgCCACTCTTTAAAATTTGCAATATTAAGTGTCGTTGGTAAATGGGTTTTATTGTAAGTTTGCTTTTGCGAATTAAAGATTATTCTATAATGTCTGGTGTTGAAATGTATCGGTGACTTTAATTTTGACCAAAACGTAATTAAGAATTTCTAAAGAGCATGAAAACGGACTGAGGTGAAATGCTCGCGGTGTCAACCCGCAGTTCTCTAAACACCCTGTTGGCGGCGTTAACTCGCCATAAAGCTTCCGGTTTGCTGAACGCAAAAGGGAAATTGCGTAGTTTCAATACCGGAAATGTAGTCTTTACGACGGAGCGTCCCAACGTTGTGGCGGGTAAGTCCTGTCCGCCAGGGATACTGCGTTTAAATTCAAACGTAAAGCTCCACTATTGGGTTGCTTCGCACTGGACCGTTACTGATTTTTAGACGACGTTTTTGTCTGTGCCAGCTGTTGGCAGCCTGGGTGTAGAATGTTAGCCGGAGGTTGGCAGTCGCCGTTTAGGCTCACTGCTAATTGTTGCTAACGTAAATAAAGTCGTTTCTTCCCTGTTTACCCGAATTGTTcttgcattttaaaaatataatttctgtacTTCACAACACGGGCATAACCTCAATATCAGGTCGAGCAAATGTAgttttattagattttatttgACGTGGGGAGATTAACATTCTGATATAAACGCGTTTAGGCTAGAATTTGGCTTGATTGGGGAGAAATATACAAAGGATTTTATGCTTGTGCTAAAAGTAGCTATTTATCCTAGAGAGGTGGTTTAAAACATCCCCACATTGATAAAATGTGTCTCAGTTCCTTCTCTGGTGTCCGTTATCTAACTGTTGTGGCTATCTCAGAGGACATGTGTCTCCAGAATGAACCCAGTCCGCAAACGTCTCAGACTCAGCCCATCCACACCCCGTATCATTGGCGACACTGCTGGCCCCTCTATCTGCACCACTGAGCCGCTGAGCTGCAGCCCGCCACGCTTCTCCCATGATGCTTTGCCACTGTCGCTGGCGACTGGTGGTCCTACAGCGAgtagagtggaggaggaggaaggttacCTGGTGGTGGAAGAAGATGCCACTGACTCAAGTCTCATCATTACCATGGGTGAGatcacacacactttgctgAACAAACATTCATAGCTTGACTGTTCACTGTGTAATGTCTTTATTTCAGAGGATAGTCAGCTGGAGATGAAGGCACAGAGGAGAAGACCAGCGAGGAATAGGAAGAGGAAAATGACAGAACACGATTGTGGTGCTtcagagagtgagggagaggtgGAGATTGACAAAGAACTGGACCAGTCATTGGAGACAAAGTCCAGACAACACAACCTGACCACTGTGAATGTCAAAAACATCATCCATGTGAGTTCATGCACATGCTGAGACAGCCGAGTCCATAGACTGATCACAGATCGGTGTTCTGCAGAACTAATTTAGATTTTccgtcaacaggaagtgatcacCAATGAGCACGTGGTAGCCATGATGAAAGCTGCCATCAATGAAACAGAAGCTGTGCCTCCATTTGTAGGTTTCAGACAAACTGCAGAAACGTTCAGATTGGCTGGTAGAACACTCACACTCTTCTGTTCTGTAGGAACCTAAAATGACACGATCCAAGTTAAAAGAAGTGGTGGAGAAAGGTGTGGTGAGTATTCTGTCAGCCTCtgttcccctgtgtgtgtgggggataTTGATGAGATTCAGCTGAATGTTCTCCACAACATAGTTTTGATGACGACATCGGTGATTTTGTTTATCTGTTTTCTTTCAGGTGATTCCAGCCTGGAACATTTCGCCTATTAAGAAAACTGGTGATGTAAAAAAGGTCAGACCTCAGAGTTTTTATGCCTCTTTTGTGCCTCCATGTGGCTCATCAGTCCAGATCTTATTGGGAAAAGCTATGATTTTGATATTTTTACACATTAAGAGGTTAAGAGTGATTGTTATCTTCAGCCTCCTCAGTTTGTGGACATCCTTTTGGCCGAGGAAGACTCCTCAGATGAAGAGTACCGTcctgatgaggaagatgaagatgaaacaGCTGAAGATGTGAGGCTGTTGTAAAACAATGAGTGCTTATTAGATATGTTTGTGATTTGATTATTAATCAGTGGAGGTGTGTGTAGACGTTCCAGGAGAGCGACATGGAGAGCGTGGCCTCCTCACCGAGAGGGAGCCGTCTGAGCAGGGTGGAGGATGACAGCTGCAGCCCCTGGCAGGTCCGGTGTCAGTCAGACATTGAATTTGAACTTCCTGTatggattaaataaaatatcgTCTGTCCTTGTTCAGACATCTCGGACCAGCTCTAGCCGCATGAGAGTGAGCTGTGTTTCAATGggacctccccctcctcccagggCCCAACTCCCTAAAGCAgtgactgacagcagcttcctggAGAAACTTCACGCAGTGGAAGAAGAATTAGCCGTGTGTATGAAGCCATACCAGGTAACGCGCCATCAGAGTGAAGTTTGCTGTGGTAAATCAAACTAAATCACACAGGAGTGCAGTTGTTTTGTGCACAACCTTTTCATCATGCTGTGTTTGTCAGAGCAGGATCAGATCCTGACTGTTAGATGCTCTCTTCCAGCCTCTTTCTGAGTCAGAGGATGATGTGGCATACCGGACTCGCTCTAAACGTCCCCTGCGTGATGTCCCACTGGGTCAGCTGGAGGCAGAACTCCGAGCTCCTGACATC from Takifugu rubripes chromosome 12, fTakRub1.2, whole genome shotgun sequence harbors:
- the ints3 gene encoding integrator complex subunit 3 isoform X1 — protein: MEPAPVKAKPQGRLLVSTQLDAKDELEERLDRCSGIVQAMTNGLSEREANDALTANVCKGQQQHEEVCLGLFTLVLTEPTQAQRCYRDLTLVNRDGMNVILVKINQILMEKFLKLQDVPRTQLVWLVRELVKSSIMGADGVVMTLLKQIAGGDISTKNLWLAENVLDILLEQKEWVLKSGMLIAMSVYTYLRLIVDHGTNNLLPLRQKEVDFCTSMIREKFMECLIIGRDLVRLLQNVARIPEMELIWKDLLHNPQVLSPQFTGVLQLLTARTSRKFLACRLTPDMETKLLFMTSRVRFGQQKRYQDWFQRQYLSTAESQSLRCDLIRYICGVVHPSNEVLSSDILPRWAIIGWLLTTCTSNVAASNAKLALFYDWLFFNPEKDSIMNIEPAILVMHHSMKPHPAITATLLDFMCRIIPHFFPPLESQVRQGVFNSLTFIMEKRVLAHLAPLFDNPKLDRELRSMLRERFPEFCSSPSPPTEVKMEESASLEMDNHLLDKEEGCYDNTEATFSDDEEEINNKGTYDGIQQLGRLTQGKKRDFRFHPIKEAVIEEPADITPWLHHLDDAMKEKVQQLQKTSDTEAQCEVMQDIVDLILEEDFDSEQMSAMSSCLAELFKDHFRGDLLPEEITEESLEDSVSKPVCVVFRTLVTMQEDNSGFSVLLDMLAEFYQKQPKIGYHLLYYLKASKAANGKMMLYESFAQATALGDLHTCLMMDMKACQEDDIRLLCYLTPSIYSEFPDETLRSGELLNMIVAVIDSTQLQELMCHVMMGTLVMFRKDSVLNILIQSLDWETFEQYSTWQLFLAHSIPLETIIPILQHLKYKEHPEALSCLLLQLRKEKPSEEMVKMVLSRPCHPEDQFTTSILRHWASKYDDTLAEHIKAQLIKNNNQPRKRQSLRSSSSKLAQLTLEQILEHMDNLRLSLSNTKNNFFSQTPILQALQHVQASCDEAHKMRFSDLFALAEEYEDSQAKPPKSRRKAAVSSPRFRKGAAPPTNNEEESASSTASEEEDSKPKAPKRKRKGSSAVGSDSD
- the ints3 gene encoding integrator complex subunit 3 isoform X2 translates to MEPAPVKAKPQGRLLVSTQLDAKDELEERLDRCSGIVQAMTNGLSEREANDALTANVCKGQQQHEEVCLGLFTLVLTEPTQAQRCYRDLTLVNRDGMNVILVKINQILMEKFLKLQDVPRTQLVWLVRELVKSSIMGADGVVMTLLKQIAGGDISTKNLWLAENVLDILLEQKEWVLKSGMLIAMSVYTYLRLIVDHGTNNLLPLRQKEVDFCTSMIREKFMECLIIGRDLVRLLQNVARIPEMELIWKDLLHNPQVLSPQFTGVLQLLTARTSRKFLACRLTPDMETKLLFMTSRVRFGQQKRYQDWFQRQYLSTAESQSLRCDLIRYICGVVHPSNEVLSSDILPRWAIIGWLLTTCTSNVAASNAKLALFYDWLFFNPEKDSIMNIEPAILVMHHSMKPHPAITATLLDFMCRIIPHFFPPLESQVRQGVFNSLTFIMEKRVLAHLAPLFDNPKLDRELRSMLRERFPEFCSSPSPPTEVKMEESASLEMDNHLLDKEEGCYDNTEATFSDDEEEINNKGKKRDFRFHPIKEAVIEEPADITPWLHHLDDAMKEKVQQLQKTSDTEAQCEVMQDIVDLILEEDFDSEQMSAMSSCLAELFKDHFRGDLLPEEITEESLEDSVSKPVCVVFRTLVTMQEDNSGFSVLLDMLAEFYQKQPKIGYHLLYYLKASKAANGKMMLYESFAQATALGDLHTCLMMDMKACQEDDIRLLCYLTPSIYSEFPDETLRSGELLNMIVAVIDSTQLQELMCHVMMGTLVMFRKDSVLNILIQSLDWETFEQYSTWQLFLAHSIPLETIIPILQHLKYKEHPEALSCLLLQLRKEKPSEEMVKMVLSRPCHPEDQFTTSILRHWASKYDDTLAEHIKAQLIKNNNQPRKRQSLRSSSSKLAQLTLEQILEHMDNLRLSLSNTKNNFFSQTPILQALQHVQASCDEAHKMRFSDLFALAEEYEDSQAKPPKSRRKAAVSSPRFRKGAAPPTNNEEESASSTASEEEDSKPKAPKRKRKGSSAVGSDSD